From Bacteroidota bacterium, one genomic window encodes:
- a CDS encoding T9SS type A sorting domain-containing protein has protein sequence MIRISCTLSLAIALLTSAGRTEWVSLKNGSALPAAPKVTVLQDDGTTTVLKVDVPGFEVNHVTGDGKLYHSIDLLNDMSSDQAGHPSVPYIAEMIIIPDRGDATVHVIETGAMEKYSGFALPPAKPSWEEGSPQPPFVESEDAYHSASLYPATIATIDDPVVFRDFRIARVAIYPVQYNAATKEVYITTSITIRVNYGGGTGINPKTSPKRAIPRSFGAVYRSSFLNYESVLNRNFGGLETGREVLLCIVPDTFATAFLPYVQWKHKTGTYVRLTKFSEIGATSSNPDIIKNYITQCYSHWIYPPTYVLLGGDYGYVPIKAASGQSFANEDYFVEIEGNDVFPEAYIGRFTHSTVSGLQTIINKIIKYERTPYRTNRDWFTHAVVCANNAYPTQPETKRWVSNIMRESGGFTIDTLLNLYQGPCIYNVSNVITAINNGRSFLNYRGEGTSSGWTLANCYPFSTTNVSSVNNGEMLTFVTSIGCGVANFAVSGSNCFGEQWLELGTATTPRGACAFVGPTWGNTHTKYNNAIDKGIYVALFQEGLHTPAQSLLRGKIRMYNLYTPSDPYVPLHFRAYAVLGDPSTYLWKNVPENVHVNHTRQISIGYDQIQVTVLDSLTSVPVAGAEICVASDSVYATGITDASGSATLELLSSRIDTLSIVVRGQRVVPVEGSIAVVSSEEHVAPLGEPAITEVSGNLDGKINPNETFEISYRLKNWGTQPSAHVQATLSVSDTTHTVVVNPGPVAYGTIVPNDSASGNGSPLQFYLKPTTPVGSRISLQLNVSSSLHSWSYLTYKDVVGCNLEYASTVVDDQGSSRQNGRLDPGETARLYLKIRNTGEDIAPDVVGILRTDDPYITVLDSTASFGPLAVGDSATSSADYFVVRVAESCPLESSHSFSLLLSTRSGNYPYSVLRTFSLNVGLPVGADPTGPDAHGYYAYSNDDSLYEQSPKFEWVEIRGVGTRVPYVSPGDFTVTVTLPFTFKYYGTQFTTVRVSSDGWIAFGSGTQTNYNNYPLPNSDNVNNMVAVFWDDLFENSNNPTSKLFHYNDASTHRFIVEWDSVGHFGSTTLRESFQIILCDPAFYPTPTGDGEIIFQYRIVGEEGSCTIGIENSAQTVGLQYMYNSAYPSSATEVRDGTTIRWTTRPPTILTGVKSPELLALPFEYSLAQNFPNPFNPTTVIRYALPFDSKVSLRICNILGQEVSMLVNEVQSAGNKIAEWNSQSDANMSVASGVYFIHLKAEGVNGQVFSSVRKMILLK, from the coding sequence ATGATACGAATTTCTTGCACATTGTCGCTGGCGATTGCATTGCTGACGTCGGCCGGACGAACTGAATGGGTATCGCTGAAAAATGGAAGCGCACTGCCTGCGGCTCCGAAAGTGACTGTTCTTCAAGACGATGGCACTACCACTGTTCTGAAGGTGGACGTGCCCGGCTTTGAAGTGAACCATGTCACGGGCGACGGCAAACTCTATCACTCCATTGATCTTCTGAACGATATGAGCTCCGACCAAGCCGGGCATCCGTCGGTGCCGTATATTGCCGAGATGATTATTATCCCGGACAGAGGTGATGCAACCGTGCACGTGATAGAGACGGGAGCTATGGAAAAATATAGCGGTTTTGCTCTGCCTCCGGCCAAGCCGTCATGGGAGGAAGGATCCCCTCAGCCACCTTTTGTTGAGAGTGAAGACGCCTACCATTCTGCGAGCCTCTACCCCGCGACAATTGCGACAATTGACGACCCTGTTGTGTTCAGGGATTTTCGCATTGCGAGGGTTGCTATTTATCCTGTACAGTACAATGCAGCAACCAAGGAAGTTTACATCACAACCTCGATTACCATACGAGTGAACTATGGAGGGGGAACGGGAATCAATCCTAAAACCAGCCCGAAACGGGCAATTCCACGTTCATTTGGTGCTGTGTACCGAAGTTCGTTTCTCAACTACGAGAGCGTTCTCAACAGGAACTTCGGCGGGCTTGAAACCGGGCGCGAGGTTCTTTTGTGTATTGTGCCCGACACGTTTGCAACGGCGTTTCTGCCTTACGTGCAGTGGAAACATAAAACCGGAACCTACGTCAGGCTCACCAAGTTTAGTGAAATCGGCGCCACCAGCTCAAATCCCGACATCATCAAAAACTATATCACGCAATGCTATTCTCACTGGATATATCCGCCGACCTATGTTCTGCTCGGCGGAGACTACGGTTATGTGCCCATCAAGGCTGCCTCCGGACAATCGTTTGCCAACGAGGACTACTTTGTGGAAATAGAAGGGAACGATGTATTTCCGGAGGCGTACATCGGCCGGTTCACACACAGTACCGTGAGCGGATTGCAGACAATCATCAACAAAATTATCAAGTACGAACGTACTCCGTATCGTACCAACAGGGATTGGTTCACGCACGCCGTGGTTTGTGCGAACAATGCGTACCCGACACAACCTGAAACGAAGCGATGGGTGTCGAATATCATGAGAGAGAGCGGCGGGTTTACGATTGACACGTTATTGAATCTTTACCAAGGCCCGTGCATCTACAACGTTTCGAATGTTATCACCGCAATCAACAACGGCCGCAGCTTTCTGAATTATCGTGGCGAAGGAACCAGCAGCGGATGGACCCTGGCAAACTGCTATCCGTTTAGTACGACGAACGTGTCGTCAGTGAACAATGGCGAGATGCTTACCTTCGTGACAAGCATCGGATGCGGTGTGGCAAACTTTGCCGTAAGCGGCAGCAACTGTTTTGGCGAACAATGGCTTGAACTCGGGACTGCTACAACTCCGCGTGGCGCTTGCGCATTCGTCGGCCCGACGTGGGGAAACACGCATACAAAGTACAACAATGCAATAGACAAAGGCATTTACGTTGCACTTTTCCAGGAAGGACTGCATACTCCGGCCCAATCATTGTTGCGCGGCAAGATACGCATGTACAATTTGTACACTCCTTCCGACCCGTATGTACCTCTGCATTTCAGAGCTTATGCCGTTCTCGGGGATCCGAGTACATATCTATGGAAGAACGTGCCGGAAAACGTACACGTCAACCACACACGTCAGATTTCCATAGGATACGACCAAATTCAAGTTACGGTTCTTGATTCGCTAACGTCAGTTCCCGTTGCGGGGGCTGAGATTTGCGTTGCAAGCGATAGTGTGTACGCAACAGGCATTACCGATGCTTCTGGCTCCGCAACTCTTGAGTTACTGTCATCAAGAATCGATACGCTTTCGATTGTCGTGCGGGGTCAGCGCGTGGTACCGGTGGAGGGCAGCATTGCAGTTGTTTCAAGCGAAGAACACGTCGCCCCGTTGGGTGAGCCTGCAATCACAGAAGTCAGCGGAAACCTTGACGGCAAAATCAACCCGAATGAGACTTTCGAGATTTCGTACCGGCTCAAAAATTGGGGAACGCAGCCCTCCGCACATGTTCAGGCAACGCTTTCCGTTTCAGATACTACACATACGGTGGTGGTGAACCCGGGACCGGTAGCGTATGGAACCATCGTGCCGAATGATTCGGCGTCGGGGAACGGATCGCCGCTGCAGTTCTACTTGAAGCCCACAACTCCTGTGGGGTCGAGAATCTCGCTGCAACTGAATGTCAGCAGTTCGTTACACTCATGGAGCTACCTGACTTACAAGGATGTTGTTGGATGCAATCTCGAGTATGCATCGACTGTTGTTGATGATCAAGGGTCATCGCGTCAGAACGGTCGCCTTGATCCCGGAGAAACAGCACGCCTCTATCTCAAGATTCGCAATACCGGCGAAGATATAGCCCCCGATGTCGTGGGAATCCTTCGAACGGATGATCCGTACATCACCGTTCTCGACTCTACCGCCAGTTTCGGCCCGCTGGCTGTCGGCGACAGCGCAACCAGTTCAGCCGACTACTTTGTTGTCAGAGTTGCAGAGTCATGCCCGTTGGAGTCGTCCCACAGCTTTTCCCTGCTTCTGAGCACTCGGAGCGGCAACTACCCCTATTCAGTTCTACGCACATTCTCACTAAATGTCGGACTTCCTGTGGGCGCGGACCCAACCGGCCCTGACGCACACGGGTATTATGCCTACTCCAATGATGATTCCCTCTACGAGCAGTCACCGAAGTTCGAATGGGTGGAAATCAGGGGTGTCGGAACACGTGTGCCGTACGTTTCGCCGGGAGATTTCACCGTAACGGTGACGCTGCCTTTCACGTTCAAGTACTACGGCACACAGTTCACAACAGTCCGCGTCAGCTCTGATGGCTGGATAGCGTTCGGTTCCGGAACACAGACAAACTACAACAACTATCCGCTCCCCAACAGCGACAATGTCAATAATATGGTGGCTGTGTTTTGGGATGATTTGTTCGAGAACAGCAACAACCCGACCAGCAAATTGTTCCACTACAATGATGCGTCAACGCATCGATTCATTGTTGAGTGGGATTCCGTCGGTCATTTCGGCAGTACGACTTTGCGCGAGTCATTTCAAATCATACTCTGCGACCCGGCATTCTATCCCACCCCGACGGGCGACGGCGAGATTATCTTCCAATACCGGATTGTAGGAGAAGAGGGATCGTGCACTATCGGCATCGAAAACAGCGCCCAAACGGTAGGCTTGCAGTATATGTACAATAGTGCGTATCCTTCAAGCGCCACCGAGGTTCGGGATGGAACCACTATACGATGGACAACACGCCCTCCGACGATCCTCACGGGCGTGAAATCACCGGAACTTCTTGCATTGCCGTTCGAGTATTCCCTTGCGCAAAATTTCCCCAATCCCTTCAATCCAACAACTGTTATCAGATATGCCCTTCCGTTTGATAGCAAGGTGTCACTCAGGATCTGCAATATCCTCGGGCAAGAGGTAAGCATGCTCGTCAACGAAGTACAATCGGCAGGAAATAAGATCGCTGAATGGAACTCGCAAAGCGATGCAAATATGAGCGTCGCAAGCGGAGTCTACTTCATACATCTGAAGGCAGAAGGAGTAAACGGCCAGGTATTCTCAAGCGTTCGCAAGATGATCCTCCTGAAATAG
- a CDS encoding efflux RND transporter periplasmic adaptor subunit, with protein MTPKAKRIALISGIALILIVFILPKIISSDGTGSRNRTPAGRDQQMQVQTMMVQLQKIGSQVTAVGTVLSNESVEIRSQVSGQIERILFTEGAKVRKGAVLVKINDDELQAQLLRATSRLAIGEQQAERQRQLFEKNFVSEEEYKNATNELNIVKAEAQLIEAQIAKTEIRAPFDGTIGLRFVSEGSYISPATVITTLQDNSRMKIDFTIPEKYAGEIKAGDPITFRVQNRPMQFEGKVYSKDSRIDQTTRTLRLRALAANPQELLLPGSFATITLLLSEREALSIPAYALIPELRGHRVYVYKNGKAESQPVEIGTRTEDLVEIVGGLQAGDTLITSAILQMRPGMTVRPIGNTQAELQ; from the coding sequence ATGACCCCAAAAGCGAAACGAATTGCACTCATTTCGGGCATTGCTCTTATACTTATCGTTTTCATTCTTCCCAAAATTATCTCCTCCGATGGTACCGGCTCGCGAAACCGTACCCCAGCAGGTCGTGACCAGCAAATGCAGGTACAGACCATGATGGTACAATTGCAGAAAATCGGCAGTCAAGTCACAGCCGTGGGAACCGTCCTCTCGAACGAATCTGTCGAGATACGCTCTCAAGTCTCGGGACAGATCGAGCGGATTCTGTTCACGGAAGGGGCCAAAGTACGCAAGGGAGCCGTGTTAGTGAAGATCAACGATGATGAGTTGCAGGCACAATTGCTCCGGGCAACATCACGGCTTGCAATCGGCGAACAACAAGCCGAACGGCAACGGCAATTGTTTGAGAAGAATTTCGTAAGTGAAGAAGAGTACAAGAATGCCACAAACGAATTGAATATCGTCAAGGCCGAGGCACAACTGATTGAGGCACAGATAGCAAAGACGGAAATCCGGGCGCCGTTCGACGGTACAATCGGCCTCCGGTTTGTCAGCGAAGGCAGTTACATTTCTCCCGCTACGGTGATTACAACGCTGCAAGATAACAGCCGCATGAAGATCGACTTTACTATCCCCGAAAAATATGCAGGCGAAATCAAGGCCGGCGATCCAATCACATTCCGCGTGCAAAACCGCCCGATGCAGTTCGAGGGGAAAGTCTACTCGAAAGACTCCCGCATTGATCAAACAACCCGGACATTGCGCCTGCGTGCACTCGCCGCGAACCCGCAGGAGCTTCTCCTCCCCGGCTCATTCGCAACAATCACGTTGCTGCTGAGCGAGCGGGAAGCTCTCAGCATTCCGGCGTATGCGCTGATTCCCGAACTCAGAGGCCATCGAGTGTACGTGTACAAGAATGGAAAAGCAGAGTCCCAACCTGTAGAAATCGGCACCCGAACAGAAGATTTGGTCGAGA
- a CDS encoding CapA family protein, which yields MTNNLRTFRCELLLAMTLLVVASSFPQDNRNVTLSQSVADTIENFESGTVHLNSYPGRDEHPNAWSVDSLLPHAGSRYSLKLWGNTWKIEAIPPCNLDTGSVWQVAAYIDSVGEIQGFGVIDDSSRTLMYCFAGTQQVSPAEWITVYQGAFPIRSWNRYQLPIADDWLARYGRLPTITGLVFINSRPVDPHSVIFFDDIVDITSELPIVPVVSISYSIGSVYANRFGVNSVDVQFFSHVTPDSTAYSFLWNFGDETTSILPNPQHTFVVEDDHPYTVLLKAASPGGMSGSASCRIQVDPGETTFPIMINFVGDIMMARRYEQAGGIIPTQGVQAIFAPTRPYLGDAADITVANLESALTSTGTPHPTKSVVFRSSPANVAGLTYAGIDVVTLANNHVIDYGLAGLQQMQSVLRNSNIVFSGAGADSYEALLPAFYSQSGVCIAFVASSDRTGQYNNEQPFLNAGFNKPGFANLTPCNLRNQIDTVRNIADLVVVEMHSGSEYSFAPSRGIEIDEGADEEYSPFMHSPLPADIQIRQQAIDNGADVVICHHPHILQGFQAYQGKLIAHSLGNFTFDLEYPETMPTAILNAKIDQRGFHDYSVTPAFIDHYIPRRASGEFGLHLLNYLSKRSKDLGTYMIVDSESVTAGIVLDTTLLQPSTISHTSPLSIQQAGAEWVSAPLRLMRSGSISSIERVSPSGSWQYRLGRDVVWFGNFENEGCALWNVGGGEYDSTAYYRGRRSLLQRRAAGSGTATANLEKRILCNSPSSKHSLYGYVKTSNANNAIIRVKYYSSRSGLEIGSTDIGSFVNGTTDWALYHREFAPAANTTFFDIQLTSSSPSSGNGSTWFDDVGIIEWSDWMQVDPSVKSVTPNDYYWVQVKTSSSTTNASITYNETRYSQLTTSVESADVIPSGGFLLLQNYPNPFNSSTTIQYTLSGLSKVRLNIYNILGQQVAQLVGAEQPAGNYRVRWDAAQAATGIYFCRLQTEAGATTKKLLLLK from the coding sequence GTGACAAACAATCTACGTACATTTCGCTGTGAATTGTTGCTTGCGATGACCCTTCTCGTTGTCGCTTCTTCTTTCCCCCAAGACAATCGGAACGTTACGCTTTCTCAATCCGTAGCAGACACAATCGAGAACTTCGAGTCCGGAACAGTTCATCTCAACTCCTATCCGGGCCGTGACGAGCATCCCAATGCGTGGTCTGTGGACTCACTTCTGCCGCATGCCGGCTCGCGCTATTCGCTGAAGTTGTGGGGGAATACATGGAAGATCGAAGCAATCCCACCCTGCAACCTTGATACCGGAAGTGTCTGGCAAGTCGCGGCATACATTGACAGTGTCGGCGAGATTCAGGGTTTCGGCGTGATCGACGATTCATCGCGTACGTTGATGTATTGCTTCGCCGGAACACAACAAGTAAGCCCGGCTGAGTGGATCACGGTGTATCAGGGGGCGTTCCCGATCCGCTCGTGGAACCGCTATCAACTTCCCATTGCAGATGATTGGCTCGCCCGGTACGGCCGTCTCCCCACTATTACCGGCTTGGTATTTATTAACAGCAGACCTGTGGACCCGCACTCGGTCATCTTTTTCGATGATATTGTCGACATCACGAGTGAACTGCCTATCGTGCCGGTCGTCTCAATCTCTTACTCAATAGGCAGTGTCTATGCAAACCGGTTTGGCGTGAACAGCGTCGACGTTCAGTTCTTCAGTCATGTCACTCCCGACTCTACGGCATATTCTTTTTTGTGGAATTTTGGTGATGAGACAACCAGCATCTTGCCCAATCCTCAGCACACATTCGTCGTCGAAGATGATCATCCTTACACGGTTCTGCTAAAAGCTGCGAGTCCGGGCGGGATGAGCGGAAGCGCATCCTGCCGGATTCAGGTGGATCCCGGTGAGACGACATTTCCGATCATGATAAACTTCGTCGGCGACATTATGATGGCACGCAGATATGAACAAGCCGGCGGAATTATTCCCACGCAGGGCGTGCAGGCAATCTTTGCGCCAACCCGGCCATACCTCGGCGATGCAGCAGATATCACCGTTGCCAATCTCGAAAGCGCGCTTACCAGCACCGGAACCCCCCACCCGACGAAAAGCGTAGTGTTCAGAAGTTCTCCCGCAAACGTTGCAGGATTGACGTATGCAGGAATTGATGTCGTAACGCTCGCCAACAACCACGTGATTGACTACGGACTTGCAGGATTGCAGCAGATGCAATCCGTTTTGAGAAATAGCAACATTGTTTTTTCAGGCGCCGGAGCCGACTCCTACGAAGCGCTCCTTCCGGCCTTTTATTCACAATCCGGAGTGTGTATTGCTTTTGTTGCTTCCAGTGATCGAACGGGACAATACAACAACGAGCAGCCGTTCCTCAATGCGGGGTTTAACAAGCCGGGTTTCGCCAACCTGACACCTTGCAATCTCCGCAATCAAATCGATACTGTACGGAATATTGCTGACCTTGTTGTTGTCGAGATGCATTCGGGCAGCGAATATTCCTTTGCGCCATCGAGAGGCATTGAGATAGATGAGGGAGCCGATGAAGAGTATTCTCCGTTCATGCATTCCCCCCTTCCCGCCGATATTCAGATTCGGCAGCAAGCCATTGACAACGGCGCAGATGTCGTCATCTGCCATCACCCGCATATTCTCCAGGGATTTCAGGCGTACCAAGGAAAGCTGATCGCCCACTCACTCGGCAATTTCACGTTTGACCTCGAATATCCGGAAACAATGCCTACCGCAATTCTCAATGCAAAAATCGATCAACGGGGATTCCACGACTACTCGGTAACTCCCGCGTTTATCGATCACTACATTCCCCGCAGGGCATCAGGCGAATTCGGACTTCATCTTCTCAACTATCTCTCAAAACGCTCAAAAGATCTCGGCACGTACATGATCGTTGATTCCGAGTCGGTAACTGCCGGCATTGTGCTCGATACAACGCTGCTTCAGCCTTCGACGATCTCCCACACATCTCCCCTCAGCATTCAACAAGCAGGAGCAGAGTGGGTGTCCGCGCCGTTGCGCCTGATGAGAAGCGGCAGCATCTCGTCTATCGAGAGGGTGAGTCCTTCGGGTTCGTGGCAATACCGGTTGGGGCGGGATGTTGTTTGGTTCGGGAATTTTGAGAACGAGGGTTGCGCTCTGTGGAACGTTGGCGGGGGCGAGTATGATTCAACTGCATACTACCGGGGACGCCGGTCGTTGTTGCAACGCCGGGCAGCGGGATCGGGAACAGCAACAGCCAATCTTGAAAAGCGTATACTGTGCAATTCTCCCTCTTCCAAACACTCCCTCTACGGATACGTCAAAACCTCCAATGCAAACAATGCAATTATCAGAGTGAAATACTACAGTTCGAGAAGCGGCTTAGAGATTGGCTCAACCGACATCGGTTCATTCGTAAACGGAACGACCGACTGGGCGCTGTATCACAGGGAGTTTGCCCCCGCTGCCAATACGACATTCTTTGACATTCAACTTACAAGTTCATCTCCATCATCGGGAAACGGCAGTACATGGTTCGACGATGTCGGGATCATTGAATGGTCGGATTGGATGCAAGTGGACCCGTCCGTGAAGTCCGTGACTCCGAATGACTACTACTGGGTGCAAGTCAAGACATCGTCCTCGACAACCAACGCATCAATCACGTACAATGAAACCCGTTACAGCCAACTCACAACCTCTGTCGAATCAGCGGACGTGATTCCCTCCGGAGGTTTCCTGTTGCTCCAAAACTACCCGAACCCGTTCAACAGTTCGACAACCATTCAGTACACACTTTCGGGTTTATCAAAGGTGAGACTGAACATTTACAACATACTCGGTCAGCAAGTCGCACAACTTGTTGGAGCGGAGCAACCTGCCGGAAACTATCGGGTTCGTTGGGATGCCGCGCAGGCAGCAACCGGCATCTATTTTTGCAGGCTGCAGACTGAAGCAGGGGCGACCACAAAGAAACTATTGTTGCTGAAATAA
- a CDS encoding histidine phosphatase family protein, producing the protein MMKTPAMQRTTVAVLACLMFGGCCSSTVTTIVLVRHAERLNNTDTTPLSPAGFQRAGALRHALDSAGIRTIFVTDKLRTQQTAESLRVAHSLPEVQLPASETQRLVDSLRSRSGQKLLVVGHSDTVPQIIEAFGFSPPPAIGGTEFDKMFILTLRKNANRLLQLQYGAKSP; encoded by the coding sequence ATGATGAAGACTCCCGCAATGCAAAGGACAACCGTTGCTGTCCTTGCGTGTCTGATGTTCGGTGGATGCTGTTCATCTACAGTGACAACCATCGTGCTGGTCCGTCATGCCGAGCGATTGAACAACACCGATACGACTCCGCTTTCTCCGGCGGGATTTCAGCGTGCCGGCGCCCTCAGGCACGCCCTCGATTCTGCAGGGATCCGGACCATCTTCGTGACAGATAAATTGCGAACGCAGCAAACCGCTGAATCTCTCAGGGTCGCCCATTCGTTGCCTGAGGTTCAACTTCCCGCCAGCGAGACGCAACGCCTCGTCGATTCGCTTCGTTCACGATCGGGACAAAAATTGCTTGTCGTCGGGCATTCGGATACTGTGCCGCAAATCATTGAGGCATTTGGTTTTAGCCCGCCTCCGGCAATCGGAGGGACAGAATTTGACAAGATGTTCATTCTTACATTGCGCAAGAATGCGAACCGCCTTCTGCAACTTCAATATGGAGCGAAATCACCGTAA
- a CDS encoding prolipoprotein diacylglyceryl transferase codes for MRPRIVENLNATFDTNIFSYLVPDPAFMYAVAIAVCAVIVVRRSSEDGLSRYHALGGVIWGTVGGLIGARVFFLLTHYERVLYNPAMLFDLNGATVSWGAYIGGAAALLIYFKLKGQPSLRYLDVIASCAGIGIFFGRISCFLNGDDYGTMTSIAWGVSFPHGSFPFAAQVKEGLIDPLASLSLPVHPVQLYGSLKGLALFIVFTTLWRRFALPAGTLFCAYWMAFSLVRFSIEFFRGDVSRGFIGPLSTGQLMSMIIFVCSAAAVGYAFATKRDRFSVRNSVVVQQ; via the coding sequence GTGCGTCCGCGGATCGTTGAAAACCTGAACGCAACATTCGACACGAACATCTTCTCGTACCTTGTCCCTGATCCGGCGTTCATGTATGCCGTTGCTATTGCCGTGTGCGCAGTTATCGTTGTGCGCAGAAGCAGTGAAGATGGCCTCTCCCGGTATCATGCTCTCGGCGGCGTGATCTGGGGAACAGTGGGCGGTTTGATCGGGGCGCGGGTGTTCTTCCTGCTGACCCACTACGAGCGGGTTCTCTACAATCCTGCCATGCTGTTCGATCTGAACGGGGCGACTGTTTCGTGGGGAGCCTACATCGGCGGGGCCGCCGCTCTTCTCATCTATTTCAAACTGAAAGGCCAACCGTCCCTCCGGTATCTCGATGTGATTGCAAGCTGTGCCGGAATCGGAATCTTCTTCGGGAGAATAAGTTGTTTTCTCAACGGCGATGATTACGGCACGATGACTTCAATTGCGTGGGGCGTATCGTTTCCTCACGGGAGTTTTCCTTTTGCCGCGCAAGTGAAGGAGGGTCTGATCGATCCGCTTGCGTCGCTTTCGCTCCCCGTTCATCCGGTTCAGCTCTACGGCTCGCTGAAAGGGCTTGCACTCTTCATCGTGTTCACAACGCTGTGGCGGCGATTTGCATTGCCGGCAGGAACGCTGTTTTGTGCGTATTGGATGGCGTTCTCTCTTGTGCGCTTCAGTATCGAATTCTTCCGTGGAGATGTAAGCAGGGGATTCATAGGGCCTCTTTCGACGGGTCAACTCATGTCGATGATTATTTTCGTCTGCAGCGCAGCGGCTGTCGGTTATGCGTTTGCGACGAAGCGCGATCGTTTTTCTGTCCGGAATTCTGTTGTTGTACAACAATAA
- a CDS encoding glycerophosphodiester phosphodiesterase → MKSRYSVIGLIIVVLTASASGQLQPAPLIIAHRGAPLVAPENTLASFRAAIAMKADVLEIDLRATNDGHFVVMHDAAVNRTTNGKGKVSEKRLSELRALDAGNWFDARFAGEKVPALEEVLALLDSSLLLIAELKGSSDDGSVEARLVQKIVESGKQRQVILKSFEIDVIERFKNLAPEIPRLFVYAFRIPWMHLIVGTGVSGGSVFDVDALYLQPHYLLLSASFVEEAHRRGYKVVAWGVDEEKTMRKAIEFGVDGIETDRPDLLRYILDTTRKPG, encoded by the coding sequence ATGAAGAGTCGATATTCCGTTATCGGTTTGATCATTGTTGTGCTCACCGCTTCGGCTTCGGGACAACTACAACCGGCCCCGCTTATCATCGCACACAGGGGCGCGCCGCTTGTTGCCCCGGAGAACACGCTCGCATCATTTCGTGCCGCCATCGCAATGAAGGCTGATGTGTTGGAGATTGATTTGCGGGCGACAAACGACGGTCACTTCGTTGTTATGCACGATGCAGCCGTCAACCGCACAACCAACGGCAAGGGAAAAGTTTCAGAAAAGAGACTCTCCGAACTGCGTGCTCTCGACGCGGGCAATTGGTTTGACGCACGATTTGCCGGTGAGAAGGTTCCGGCGCTGGAGGAGGTTCTCGCTTTGCTTGATTCGAGTCTTCTGCTGATTGCAGAGTTGAAAGGGAGTTCCGATGACGGCAGCGTTGAAGCACGGCTCGTGCAGAAGATCGTCGAAAGCGGCAAGCAACGGCAAGTCATTCTCAAATCATTTGAGATTGACGTGATTGAACGCTTCAAGAACCTGGCACCGGAAATCCCGCGGCTGTTTGTGTACGCGTTCAGGATTCCCTGGATGCATCTTATTGTCGGAACGGGAGTCTCCGGCGGGAGTGTGTTCGATGTTGACGCCCTGTACCTTCAGCCGCACTATCTTCTGTTATCCGCTTCCTTTGTCGAAGAGGCGCACCGCCGCGGATATAAAGTGGTGGCCTGGGGAGTTGATGAGGAGAAAACAATGCGCAAGGCGATCGAATTCGGTGTTGATGGAATCGAAACCGACAGACCCGATCTTCTGAGGTACATTCTCGATACTACACGGAAACCCGGGTAA